GATCCGCTACAAGGTGGGTCAGGACATGGTGCTCATGGGCGGGGTCAACGTCATTCAGGTCTATATGGATGACCGGCAGTATCCCGGCCAGCCCCAGCGTGAATTTTACCCCGATACGGTGGCGGCCCTGCGCGCCCTGCCCGGCGTGGGCATGGTAAGCCAGAACATCCGCAACGGCAGGGCCTTTACCCTGCGCGGCGAAGGCGAACGAACCCTGGCCCTGGACTTTATCGGCGTGGACCAGGAGTTTGCCGAGGTCTACTCTCTGGATCTGGTGGCCGGGCGGCTGCTGGACGATCAGGACGTGACGGCGCGCCGAAGGGTGTGCCTGCTGGGCCGCGAGGGCGCGCGCAATCTCTACGGCGAACCTGCCAACGCCGTGGGCAAGTTGTTGTTTCTGGATCAGGACGTCTTTGAAGTGGTGGGCGTGATCAGCGGCGTCATGCTGGGCGGTTGGGGGCAGGGCGGCTTTTTGCCCTACACCACTATGATGGACCGCAACTGGGGCAGCGGCAAGGTGACGCGGTTGTTTGTGCGGGCCGTAGGCTGGGAGGACGTGCCTCCCCTGGTCCGGCGCATTCCCGAAGTGGTGCGCGCGCACCAGGATGCGCCCTATCTGGTGATCCGCACCCAGGAAGATCAGCTCTCGCGCATCAAGACCACCTTTATGTGGGTGGAGGCTCTGCTCTGGCTGGGCATCGCCGCTTCCCTCATGCTGGGAGGCTTCGGCATCTGGTACGGCACGTTTGCCGCCGTGCGCGCCCGCACGCGCGAAGTGGGGCTCAAAAAAGCCATGGGTGGTTCGGATGCGGACATCCTGGCCCAGTTTCTGGCCGAAGCCTTGTGCAAGTCCGTAGCCGGCGGCATACTGGGTATTGCCATCGGCCTGTTGCTGGTAAAAATCGGCTCGTGGAGTCTGGGCACGGATATTTCCTACCCCTTGCTGCTGGTCAGCAGTGTGGGCAGCATTGTGTTTTCTGCGGTCCTCGGCGTGGCCGGCGGTTTGTACCCGGCCGTTCAGGCCAGTCGCATGGATGTGGTCACCGCCCTGCGGTTTGAGTAATTGCGTGTTGCGCCCGCAGGCGTTTTGCATGGCGGACGG
This sequence is a window from Desulfovibrio legallii. Protein-coding genes within it:
- a CDS encoding ABC transporter permease, which codes for MIAMSDLFRVSLRQVVRQRGFGVMLSIALGITAFIVLAVLGREIRYKVGQDMVLMGGVNVIQVYMDDRQYPGQPQREFYPDTVAALRALPGVGMVSQNIRNGRAFTLRGEGERTLALDFIGVDQEFAEVYSLDLVAGRLLDDQDVTARRRVCLLGREGARNLYGEPANAVGKLLFLDQDVFEVVGVISGVMLGGWGQGGFLPYTTMMDRNWGSGKVTRLFVRAVGWEDVPPLVRRIPEVVRAHQDAPYLVIRTQEDQLSRIKTTFMWVEALLWLGIAASLMLGGFGIWYGTFAAVRARTREVGLKKAMGGSDADILAQFLAEALCKSVAGGILGIAIGLLLVKIGSWSLGTDISYPLLLVSSVGSIVFSAVLGVAGGLYPAVQASRMDVVTALRFE